The Gammaproteobacteria bacterium DNA window GCCCAGGCGTCGTACTTCATGCGATTGATCATGTCGAGCATGCCGGGGCGCTTGCCGGACACATCACCGTCGCTGGCCTGGCGGAACAGGCCGTACATCTTCAGCTTGAGATCATTGGAAGGCTTGAACGGGCCGTCTGCCGGCGCGGTACGCACCTTCTCGACGGCGGCCTTG harbors:
- a CDS encoding acyl-CoA-binding protein, whose translation is MSELQDRFKAAVEKVRTAPADGPFKPSNDLKLKMYGLFRQASDGDVSGKRPGMLDMINRMKYDAWAKLKGLPKEDAMKQYIAEVESVEKKLS